In a genomic window of Pleurocapsa sp. PCC 7319:
- a CDS encoding lysozyme — translation MKINQEGLNLIKHFEGFCANAYYCPAGVLTIGYGTTGSRVKLGMKIDEKTAEQWLLEDVKKFADGVTSLVEVKLGSNQFSALVCFTYNVGLGAFEKSTMLRKLNSGDCKGAAAEFDRWVKGGGLTLPGLVRRRNAEKVLFLKPDPGAI, via the coding sequence ATGAAGATTAACCAAGAAGGACTCAATCTGATTAAGCATTTTGAAGGATTTTGTGCTAATGCTTACTATTGTCCAGCAGGTGTTCTGACTATTGGCTATGGTACTACAGGAAGTCGAGTCAAGTTAGGAATGAAGATTGATGAGAAAACTGCTGAACAGTGGTTATTAGAAGACGTAAAAAAATTTGCCGATGGGGTAACATCCCTAGTTGAGGTGAAGTTAGGGAGCAACCAGTTTAGTGCCTTAGTCTGCTTTACCTATAATGTTGGACTAGGAGCATTTGAAAAAAGTACTATGCTCCGCAAGCTGAACAGTGGCGATTGTAAAGGAGCAGCAGCAGAATTTGACCGTTGGGTAAAAGGTGGTGGGTTGACACTCCCAGGATTAGTACGGCGCAGAAATGCAGAAAAGGTTTTGTTTCTTAAGCCCGATCCTGGAGCAATTTAG
- a CDS encoding CAP domain-containing protein has product MSQNFINRVVELTNLERRKAGLSPLRFNSQLATVAQKHSQSMANGDFFSHTGRNGSKMSDRITAEGYRWSFCAENIYAGGSTPEAAVQGWMNSPGHRRNILSPQAREIGVGYYFLANDQGRVNYKYYWTQVFATSR; this is encoded by the coding sequence ATGAGTCAAAACTTTATCAATCGCGTTGTAGAACTCACTAATCTTGAACGCCGTAAGGCGGGTTTGTCACCACTCAGGTTCAATTCTCAGTTGGCTACGGTGGCGCAGAAGCATAGCCAAAGCATGGCTAATGGAGACTTTTTCTCACACACAGGGCGTAATGGTTCTAAGATGAGCGATCGCATTACAGCGGAAGGCTATCGATGGTCATTCTGCGCTGAAAACATTTATGCGGGTGGTTCTACCCCTGAAGCAGCCGTCCAAGGATGGATGAATAGTCCAGGTCATCGTCGCAATATTCTTAGTCCTCAAGCACGAGAGATTGGTGTGGGTTACTACTTCCTCGCCAACGATCAGGGCAGAGTTAACTATAAATACTACTGGACTCAGGTTTTTGCTACATCTCGCTAA
- a CDS encoding LysM peptidoglycan-binding domain-containing protein gives MSGQTYTVQSGDTLEKIALKFYGDGSEKSWRKIYDANRVALGSDPNQLKVGMVLVIPGQNRPITSRLITTPVQFSVGYGGAEV, from the coding sequence ATGTCTGGTCAAACCTATACCGTACAATCTGGCGACACACTAGAAAAAATTGCCCTGAAATTTTACGGCGATGGTAGTGAAAAGTCATGGAGAAAAATTTACGACGCTAATCGTGTTGCGCTCGGATCTGACCCTAATCAGCTTAAAGTTGGGATGGTGCTGGTTATTCCTGGACAAAATCGACCAATTACAAGCAGGTTGATCACCACTCCGGTTCAATTCTCAGTTGGCTACGGCGGTGCAGAAGTATAG
- a CDS encoding CAP domain-containing protein → MTISAKIRPILLSATGLLSAAAIASPLFLQVEPASANCRVSPATLEVAKLTNQVRAKYRLRPLRSNCRLYKAAQNHTFNMVRMRRTTHTGSDGSNMETRVKRVGYRYSALGENVAGGQKTPSQVVKAWMNSPGHRRNILSPKYTEIGVGASNNYWTQVFGKSR, encoded by the coding sequence ATGACAATTTCAGCTAAAATTAGACCAATTTTACTCAGTGCCACGGGACTTTTATCCGCTGCTGCAATCGCCAGTCCCTTATTTTTACAAGTAGAACCTGCTTCTGCAAACTGTCGAGTTTCTCCAGCAACTTTAGAAGTGGCTAAACTGACTAATCAAGTACGTGCTAAATATCGTTTAAGACCTTTACGTTCTAATTGTCGATTATATAAAGCAGCCCAAAACCATACATTCAATATGGTCAGAATGCGAAGAACGACTCACACAGGTTCTGATGGCTCTAATATGGAAACTCGTGTAAAAAGAGTTGGCTATAGATATTCAGCCTTGGGAGAAAACGTAGCTGGAGGTCAAAAAACTCCCTCGCAAGTGGTAAAGGCTTGGATGAACAGTCCTGGACATCGTAGAAATATCCTTAGTCCCAAATATACTGAGATTGGTGTTGGTGCTTCTAATAATTATTGGACTCAGGTGTTTGGTAAATCTCGATAA
- a CDS encoding lectin MOA-related protein, with protein MSNYISGQEVHSIVRQQIGAKLGKNYKFHSPDGKYYCPSVGYTQKVIQWSSIDRNKWVKERFDCDDFALVLKADFAKAAYSSEKIQAPFCFGIVWGNLPHPHAINWMINDDKKLRFIEPQSDEIYFPKNDQHNIWFMYV; from the coding sequence ATGTCAAACTACATATCTGGTCAAGAAGTTCACAGTATCGTCAGGCAGCAAATTGGAGCTAAATTAGGAAAGAATTACAAATTTCATAGTCCAGACGGAAAATACTACTGTCCATCTGTAGGATATACCCAAAAAGTTATTCAATGGTCATCTATTGATAGAAACAAGTGGGTAAAAGAGCGTTTTGATTGTGATGACTTTGCTCTGGTTTTAAAAGCAGATTTTGCTAAAGCTGCATATTCTTCTGAGAAAATTCAAGCTCCTTTTTGTTTCGGAATTGTCTGGGGTAATCTTCCTCATCCTCATGCAATTAATTGGATGATTAATGATGATAAAAAACTGCGTTTTATTGAACCACAGTCTGATGAAATTTATTTCCCAAAAAACGATCAACATAATATCTGGTTTATGTATGTCTAA
- a CDS encoding LysM peptidoglycan-binding domain-containing protein has protein sequence MSNAPILYQVEHTVKPGETLCTIALRYYGDESRWRDIYKVTMMQQELLQQEDFEPHNMPAGIVVVVPYPTQGLD, from the coding sequence ATGTCCAACGCACCCATACTTTACCAAGTTGAACACACTGTTAAACCTGGAGAAACCCTTTGCACGATTGCTCTTAGATATTACGGCGATGAATCTCGTTGGCGAGATATCTACAAAGTCACCATGATGCAGCAAGAATTATTGCAGCAAGAAGACTTCGAGCCTCACAATATGCCTGCGGGAATAGTTGTAGTAGTGCCTTATCCCACTCAAGGATTAGATTAA
- a CDS encoding VCBS repeat-containing protein has product MFFNRIDYPANEAPRGIASADFDGDGDQDIVVANPGVDPSSVEPDSGNEISVLSNNGDGTFAAPVTFTTGVGPRVSVGDFDGDGNIDIATSNATNNTISILFNDGQGVFAVPVDFSTGKEPLINTPVDLDGDGDLDIITSNQDSVNLNTAIFTGDTISILRNNGEGEFAAPETLTVGEGVFLVATGDLDGDDDLDIVTSNERDDTLSVLFNNGADGFSDPVDLEAGRRPTSPIISDLDGDGDLDIATSNFGSGDVSVLLNNGDGTFATGNVFDTEDSPSDLQAADLDGDGDIDFAMRHSVFFTRSGNTTGSTISILRNNGDGTFAEPEILSVGNTPSGLVVDDFDGEGELDLATPNFDDDSVTVYLNQPFQISGLKFNDLNGNGFRDTDLIQGINPDVVFTLDVSGSADEPFEGISVGDANGDGIADTRL; this is encoded by the coding sequence ATGTTTTTTAATCGAATAGACTACCCAGCAAATGAAGCTCCCCGTGGTATAGCCTCAGCAGATTTCGATGGTGATGGAGATCAAGATATAGTTGTAGCCAACCCAGGAGTAGATCCTAGTTCTGTCGAGCCTGACAGTGGTAATGAGATTTCCGTACTGAGCAACAATGGAGATGGAACTTTTGCTGCACCTGTAACTTTTACAACTGGTGTAGGACCTAGAGTTTCAGTAGGAGATTTTGATGGTGATGGAAACATTGATATCGCTACCTCTAATGCTACCAATAATACGATTTCGATTTTATTTAATGATGGTCAAGGTGTTTTTGCTGTGCCTGTGGATTTCTCTACAGGAAAAGAACCTTTAATAAATACTCCAGTAGACCTAGATGGGGACGGAGATCTTGATATCATTACCAGCAATCAAGATAGCGTAAATCTCAACACAGCAATTTTTACTGGAGATACGATTTCAATTCTGCGTAATAATGGCGAGGGTGAATTTGCTGCACCAGAAACTCTAACCGTGGGAGAAGGAGTATTTTTAGTAGCAACTGGCGATCTTGATGGAGATGATGATCTTGACATTGTTACCTCAAATGAAAGAGATGATACGCTATCTGTATTGTTTAACAATGGTGCAGATGGATTTTCCGATCCTGTTGATTTAGAAGCGGGAAGACGACCAACTTCTCCCATCATTTCAGATTTAGATGGAGATGGGGACTTAGATATCGCCACATCTAATTTTGGCAGTGGAGATGTTTCAGTTTTACTTAATAATGGTGATGGGACTTTCGCCACAGGGAATGTTTTTGATACCGAAGATAGCCCTTCAGATCTCCAAGCAGCAGATTTGGATGGCGATGGTGACATAGATTTCGCTATGCGTCATAGTGTCTTTTTTACTCGTTCAGGAAATACTACTGGAAGCACAATTTCTATTCTCAGAAATAATGGCGATGGTACTTTCGCTGAACCAGAAATCTTATCAGTGGGAAATACTCCTTCTGGCTTAGTGGTTGATGACTTTGATGGAGAAGGAGAACTTGATCTAGCTACCCCAAATTTTGATGACGATAGCGTCACAGTTTATCTTAACCAACCGTTTCAAATTTCTGGTTTAAAATTCAATGACCTCAATGGCAATGGTTTCCGTGATACAGATTTAATCCAGGGAATTAATCCTGATGTAGTTTTTACCCTAGATGTCTCAGGTAGTGCGGACGAACCTTTTGAAGGGATATCTGTGGGAGATGCTAACGGAGATGGAATTGCCGATACCAGATTGTAA
- a CDS encoding IS66 family transposase, which yields MNQEPELNELEKLNQLSKKELVKLILSQQEIIEQLKIEIEKLKISRSLDSKISSKPPSSDLLKKPERKEKSSSQKPKKSPGGQLGHQGKTRKGFGRVDRCEVLKAEKCLSCGELLASAESIKIETNSAAVLVERPIEIVEYQRHHSLCQCCGEITSPQWSHQIVPGQDLGIKLQGLLGWLGNYGHLPYQKQQELLRELGQIEVGLGTLVASNQRISAAIKPSISELEEWINQNHPTLNIDETPWSVRGLKEWLWVFANPNFCLFRAGDTRSRKEIEDQLGAQYSGIIISDDFSVYNGYPVAAQQKCQAHLRRHCQRLMKTPGIDNGSMGLALTEIVDSAFRQHRLWRENNHRQQYLDSTTQLKTQINLALSKWSEKAGYEAGKLLRNLKLKADQWWYFLDHPEISPDNNLAERALRLAVTKRKISGGSRSMTRFQDTANLLSVIQTCRFQGRSVMDFFTQALLATIGVIDRPSLIPQFST from the coding sequence ATGAACCAGGAACCTGAGTTAAACGAACTAGAAAAACTCAACCAGTTGTCAAAAAAGGAACTGGTGAAGCTCATACTGAGTCAACAAGAAATCATCGAGCAGCTAAAAATAGAAATAGAGAAGCTAAAAATAAGCAGAAGCCTAGACAGTAAAATATCGTCAAAGCCTCCATCATCAGATTTACTCAAAAAACCAGAAAGAAAAGAAAAGTCATCGTCTCAAAAACCGAAAAAAAGTCCCGGGGGGCAATTAGGACATCAAGGGAAAACAAGAAAAGGATTTGGGCGAGTAGATCGCTGCGAAGTACTCAAAGCAGAAAAGTGCTTGAGTTGTGGAGAACTGTTAGCCTCAGCAGAATCAATCAAGATTGAAACCAACTCAGCAGCAGTATTAGTAGAAAGACCAATAGAAATAGTTGAGTATCAACGTCATCACTCTCTATGTCAGTGTTGTGGAGAAATAACATCGCCACAATGGTCTCATCAGATTGTACCAGGACAAGACTTGGGAATTAAGTTACAGGGATTACTAGGATGGCTAGGAAACTATGGGCATCTACCCTATCAAAAGCAGCAGGAACTATTGCGGGAGTTAGGTCAAATTGAAGTTGGATTAGGAACTTTAGTTGCCAGTAACCAAAGAATTTCAGCAGCTATTAAGCCCAGCATTAGTGAACTAGAAGAATGGATTAATCAGAATCATCCAACCTTAAATATTGATGAAACACCTTGGTCAGTAAGAGGATTAAAAGAATGGTTGTGGGTGTTTGCTAATCCGAATTTTTGCTTATTTCGAGCGGGGGATACTCGTTCGAGAAAAGAAATAGAAGACCAACTAGGCGCGCAGTATTCGGGAATCATTATCTCCGATGATTTCAGCGTGTACAATGGCTATCCGGTCGCAGCACAACAAAAATGTCAGGCTCACTTACGTCGTCACTGTCAAAGACTCATGAAAACACCAGGAATTGACAATGGATCAATGGGACTAGCTTTGACCGAAATTGTGGATTCTGCTTTTCGACAACATCGATTATGGCGTGAAAATAATCATCGGCAGCAATATCTCGATTCTACTACGCAATTAAAAACTCAAATCAATTTAGCTTTGAGTAAGTGGAGTGAGAAGGCAGGTTATGAAGCTGGTAAATTATTACGGAATTTGAAATTAAAAGCAGACCAATGGTGGTATTTCTTAGACCATCCAGAAATTTCGCCTGATAACAATCTCGCCGAACGTGCTTTAAGATTGGCAGTCACTAAACGAAAAATAAGTGGTGGTTCTCGCAGCATGACACGATTTCAAGATACAGCTAATTTATTGAGTGTGATTCAAACCTGCCGTTTTCAGGGTCGCTCTGTGATGGATTTTTTCACTCAAGCTTTATTGGCAACTATCGGTGTTATCGATCGCCCTTCTTTAATCCCTCAATTTAGTACCTGA
- a CDS encoding CAP domain-containing protein — protein MSMAQEILNAHNKYRSQVGLPPLRWSNQLAAQAGQWANYLSRNRAFKHSHTNGQGENLWMGTFRRFSFTQMVDAWGGEKKYFKYGTFPNVSSTGNWADVGHYTQIVWKNTSQVGCAGVDGGDGKYRLVCRYVSPGNYRGQKPF, from the coding sequence ATGTCTATGGCACAAGAAATCCTTAATGCTCATAATAAATACCGTTCACAAGTTGGTCTTCCTCCTCTGAGGTGGTCAAATCAATTAGCAGCACAGGCAGGACAATGGGCAAATTACCTCTCACGAAATCGAGCATTCAAGCATAGTCATACTAATGGTCAAGGAGAAAACTTATGGATGGGTACTTTCCGTAGGTTTTCCTTTACTCAAATGGTTGATGCTTGGGGTGGTGAAAAAAAATACTTTAAGTATGGCACTTTTCCCAACGTTAGCTCTACAGGTAATTGGGCTGATGTAGGACATTACACTCAAATAGTCTGGAAAAATACCTCCCAAGTGGGATGTGCTGGAGTCGATGGTGGTGATGGCAAATATCGATTGGTCTGTCGCTATGTTTCCCCAGGAAATTATCGAGGACAAAAGCCTTTCTAA
- a CDS encoding CHAT domain-containing protein translates to MSKSVVINLGSGDLYKGFPRVTAQLWAAGYPRPEQFIGSLPAAPALAESYRTWQSIYKALCSRLVLFSRGPDDDDDELEIDEGGITQVSEVSFDALGQQLHESLNAWLKSVEFLNIERQLRSQLDPSEEIRVIIETNDEQLRRLPWHCWDFVEDYYYSEAALSRPEYKRIKRSPSKINRKKVRILAVLGNSQGIDLEVERRFLKGLPDAETVFLVNPSRHEFNEQLWNSQGWDILFFAGHSQSEGKTGRIYLNENKTNNSLTVEQLKEALKEAIKNDLYLAIFNSCDGLGLANALGKLNLPQIIVMREPVPNRVAQEFFKHFLSAFASQRSPLYSAVRQARRQLQGLENEFPSASWLPVISQNPAVEPPTWLQLGGIPPCPYRGLSAFREEDAHLFCGREEFTANLLKEVKSKPLVAVVGASGSGKSSVVFAGLIPHLQQDTDLCWQIVSFRPGNNPVDSLAAALVPLWQQRENNQEDNLASRDNSIVELELFLALRRDELALSKLIKSLVESPKTRLLLIADQFEELYTLSNQAERQFFLTLLLNAVKFAPAFTLVLTLRADFYGYILGDRSWSDALQGAIQNLGSMSRSELQLVIEKPAALMQVKLEQGLTDKLINNVWEQPGRLPLLEFALTQLWSKQQHGLLTHQAYSEIGGVSSALANHAEAVYAQLSETDKQLVQQVFLQLVRLGEETEATRRLATRDEIKAENWDLVTRLASARLVVTNHRYSTGKETVEIVHESLIKSWGRLQQWLLLDGDFRRWQEQLRTAIGQWQWQGSSSNQDTLLRGKPLTDASNWLQKRFQELTDSERSFIQASLEQRNNHIKAEKRRQQWTILGLTLGSILAVSLMGVARWQWQKVRIGELYALTKSSEVLFADNDRLNALVKAIAAQEKLQKLGRVDTKLQNQVESILRRSIYGANESNRLSGHHGAVWGVAFSPDGQTIASTSWDNTIKLWSRNGKELKTITGHVEEVWGVAFSPDGQTIATASGDNTVKLWQHDGTLLKTLTGHGDIVYSVAFSPDGQAIATASGDNTVKLWQRDGTLVKTLTGHEASVWGVAFNPNGQTIASAGWDKKVKLWSRDGALLKTLESHQAPVNALAFSPDGQTIATASNDKTVKLWSRDGTLLKTLEGHDDDVWGISFSPDGQTFASVSGDKTVKLWSRDGTLLQTLEGHDDEVWGVSFSPDGQTLASAGDDKTIRLWQRDNKLLTTLSSHSAGVNGVAFSPDEQLIASAGWDKTVKLWNSNGSLLKTLIGHSAAINALAFEPGGNIIATASADNTVKFWQRDGTLLKTLIGHRAGVNAVVFSPDGEIVASASADTTVKLWSREGTLLKTLTGHRAGVNAVVFSPDGEMVASASADNTVKFWSRDGTELKTFKAHGDRLYALAFSFDGQMLATASADNTVKLWNRDGTELKTLNGHNGTVWGVAFSPDGQTIATASGDNTVNLWKLDGTLLTTLNAHNSAVNAIAFNSDGNRLTSASEDRTVIVWDLNRVRSLDEILAYSCDWVQHYLQNNANVNPEALLLCGKIENLNPQ, encoded by the coding sequence ATGAGCAAGTCAGTTGTTATCAATTTGGGAAGTGGGGACTTGTACAAGGGATTTCCTCGAGTCACTGCTCAATTATGGGCAGCAGGTTATCCTCGACCAGAGCAATTTATAGGCAGTCTACCGGCAGCCCCAGCTCTAGCTGAATCCTACAGGACTTGGCAGTCAATCTATAAGGCTTTGTGCAGTCGTTTAGTTCTATTTTCCAGAGGGCCAGATGATGATGATGATGAACTAGAAATTGATGAAGGGGGTATAACTCAAGTTTCTGAGGTCAGTTTTGATGCATTAGGTCAACAATTACATGAGAGCCTCAATGCCTGGCTCAAATCGGTGGAGTTTCTCAACATTGAAAGGCAACTGCGATCGCAATTAGACCCGAGCGAGGAAATTCGGGTCATTATTGAAACCAATGATGAACAGCTACGACGATTACCTTGGCATTGCTGGGATTTTGTTGAAGATTATTATTACTCAGAAGCAGCTCTTTCTCGACCAGAGTATAAACGCATCAAGCGATCGCCGTCAAAAATCAACAGAAAAAAAGTCAGAATCTTGGCGGTTTTGGGCAATAGTCAAGGTATAGATTTAGAAGTAGAAAGAAGGTTTTTAAAAGGCTTACCCGATGCCGAAACCGTTTTTCTGGTCAATCCCTCCCGCCATGAATTCAACGAACAGCTTTGGAATTCTCAAGGCTGGGACATCCTCTTTTTTGCCGGTCACAGTCAAAGTGAGGGAAAAACGGGTCGAATTTATCTTAATGAGAATAAAACAAATAACAGCTTAACGGTAGAACAGTTAAAGGAAGCTCTTAAAGAAGCCATTAAAAATGATCTCTATTTAGCAATTTTTAATTCCTGTGATGGACTGGGATTAGCAAATGCTCTGGGGAAATTGAACCTCCCTCAAATTATAGTAATGCGAGAGCCAGTACCAAATCGTGTGGCACAGGAATTTTTCAAGCATTTTCTCTCCGCTTTTGCTAGCCAGCGATCGCCTCTATACTCAGCGGTACGACAAGCTCGTAGACAGCTACAAGGATTAGAGAATGAATTTCCCAGTGCTTCTTGGTTGCCGGTAATCAGTCAAAATCCAGCAGTTGAACCACCAACTTGGCTGCAGTTGGGAGGAATTCCTCCTTGTCCCTATCGAGGTTTATCTGCTTTTCGGGAAGAAGACGCACACCTTTTTTGCGGCAGGGAAGAGTTCACTGCTAATTTGCTGAAAGAAGTCAAAAGCAAACCCTTGGTAGCTGTAGTTGGTGCTTCCGGAAGTGGTAAATCCAGCGTAGTATTTGCCGGATTGATTCCTCACTTGCAACAGGATACTGATCTTTGCTGGCAGATAGTCTCTTTTCGTCCGGGAAATAATCCTGTTGATTCTTTAGCAGCAGCACTCGTTCCTCTCTGGCAGCAAAGAGAAAATAACCAAGAGGACAATTTAGCATCTCGCGACAACAGCATTGTGGAATTGGAATTGTTCCTGGCACTCCGACGGGATGAGCTAGCTTTAAGTAAGTTAATCAAAAGCCTGGTCGAGTCACCGAAGACTCGCCTCCTTCTGATTGCCGATCAGTTTGAAGAACTCTACACTCTTTCTAACCAGGCAGAACGCCAGTTTTTTTTAACTTTATTGCTCAATGCGGTGAAATTCGCTCCTGCTTTTACCCTCGTTTTAACTTTAAGAGCTGACTTTTACGGCTATATTTTGGGAGATCGCTCTTGGAGCGATGCCTTACAGGGAGCAATTCAGAATCTTGGTTCGATGAGCCGCTCTGAATTACAGTTAGTCATTGAAAAACCAGCCGCACTTATGCAGGTCAAACTAGAGCAAGGATTGACCGATAAACTCATTAATAATGTATGGGAACAGCCAGGACGTTTACCTTTGTTAGAGTTTGCCCTAACTCAGCTGTGGTCAAAACAGCAACATGGTTTACTAACTCATCAAGCTTACTCGGAGATCGGTGGCGTATCATCGGCGCTAGCTAACCATGCCGAGGCAGTCTATGCTCAACTTTCTGAGACGGATAAACAACTAGTACAGCAAGTGTTCCTACAGTTGGTTCGTTTAGGAGAAGAGACAGAAGCCACTCGTCGCTTAGCAACTCGTGATGAAATCAAAGCAGAAAATTGGGATTTGGTTACCCGCTTGGCATCTGCTCGTCTGGTAGTAACTAACCATAGATATTCTACTGGTAAAGAAACGGTGGAAATTGTACATGAATCTTTAATTAAAAGCTGGGGACGTTTGCAACAGTGGCTGCTCCTTGACGGTGACTTTCGCCGCTGGCAAGAGCAATTACGGACAGCGATAGGGCAATGGCAATGGCAAGGTAGTAGCTCAAATCAAGATACTCTATTGCGGGGAAAGCCCCTAACGGATGCTTCAAATTGGCTGCAAAAACGTTTTCAAGAATTGACTGACTCTGAACGGAGTTTCATTCAAGCAAGTCTGGAGCAGCGGAATAATCACATTAAAGCGGAAAAGCGTCGTCAACAGTGGACGATATTGGGTTTAACTCTCGGCTCGATTTTAGCTGTAAGTTTAATGGGGGTGGCCCGGTGGCAATGGCAGAAAGTAAGAATTGGCGAGCTATATGCACTCACTAAATCTTCAGAAGTGCTATTTGCTGACAATGATAGGTTAAACGCGCTAGTAAAAGCGATCGCCGCCCAAGAAAAACTACAAAAATTAGGTAGAGTAGATACAAAGCTCCAAAATCAGGTGGAGTCCATTTTAAGACGATCAATTTATGGGGCGAACGAGTCCAACCGCTTATCAGGTCATCATGGGGCAGTTTGGGGAGTAGCCTTCAGTCCCGATGGCCAAACTATTGCTTCGACGAGTTGGGATAATACTATCAAACTCTGGAGTCGAAACGGCAAGGAACTAAAGACTATCACAGGTCACGTTGAAGAGGTTTGGGGAGTAGCCTTCAGTCCTGACGGCCAAACTATTGCGACCGCTAGTGGCGACAACACAGTCAAACTCTGGCAGCATGACGGCACCTTACTTAAAACTCTTACAGGTCATGGTGATATAGTTTATAGTGTAGCCTTCAGTCCCGACGGCCAAGCTATTGCGACCGCTAGTGGCGACAACACAGTCAAACTTTGGCAGCGTGATGGCACTTTAGTTAAAACTCTTACGGGTCATGAGGCATCGGTTTGGGGAGTAGCCTTCAACCCTAACGGTCAAACTATTGCCTCGGCGGGTTGGGACAAGAAAGTCAAGCTTTGGAGTCGAGATGGTGCTTTGCTCAAGACTCTGGAAAGTCATCAAGCCCCAGTTAATGCTTTAGCCTTTAGTCCTGATGGCCAAACCATCGCGACCGCTAGTAACGATAAAACCGTCAAGCTTTGGAGCCGAGATGGGACTTTACTCAAGACTCTGGAAGGACATGATGATGATGTTTGGGGAATCAGCTTTAGTCCCGATGGTCAAACCTTTGCTTCTGTTAGCGGGGATAAAACCGTCAAGCTTTGGAGTCGAGATGGAACTTTACTTCAGACTCTGGAGGGACATGATGATGAAGTTTGGGGGGTAAGCTTCAGTCCCGATGGTCAAACCCTGGCTTCGGCGGGTGACGACAAGACGATTAGACTCTGGCAGCGAGATAATAAATTGCTGACCACTCTTAGTAGCCATAGCGCAGGAGTGAATGGAGTAGCTTTTAGTCCTGACGAGCAGCTTATTGCCTCGGCTGGTTGGGACAAGACGGTCAAACTTTGGAATAGTAACGGTTCTTTGTTAAAAACATTGATTGGTCATAGCGCAGCGATTAACGCTTTAGCCTTCGAGCCTGGTGGCAACATCATTGCGACCGCTAGTGCAGACAATACCGTCAAATTCTGGCAGCGTGACGGCACTTTACTCAAGACTTTAATTGGTCATCGCGCTGGAGTTAATGCCGTTGTTTTCAGCCCCGACGGAGAAATAGTGGCTTCGGCCAGTGCCGATACCACGGTCAAACTTTGGAGTCGAGAGGGGACTTTACTCAAGACTTTAACTGGTCATCGTGCTGGAGTTAATGCCGTTGTTTTCAGCCCCGACGGAGAAATGGTGGCTTCGGCCAGTGCGGATAATACCGTCAAATTCTGGAGTCGAGATGGGACAGAATTGAAGACTTTTAAAGCTCATGGCGATCGCCTTTACGCATTGGCATTTAGTTTTGACGGTCAGATGCTGGCTACAGCGAGTGCAGACAATACAGTGAAGCTTTGGAATCGAGATGGGACAGAGCTGAAGACTCTGAATGGTCATAATGGTACGGTTTGGGGAGTAGCCTTCAGTCCCGATGGTCAAACTATTGCGACCGCTAGTGGCGATAACACCGTCAACCTTTGGAAGCTTGACGGCACTCTGCTAACAACTCTCAATGCTCATAACTCTGCGGTTAATGCGATCGCGTTTAACTCTGATGGGAACAGACTCACTTCGGCTAGTGAAGATAGAACGGTAATTGTGTGGGATTTAAACCGCGTTCGTTCTCTGGATGAAATACTTGCATACAGTTGTGATTGGGTACAGCATTATTTACAAAATAATGCCAATGTTAACCCAGAGGCTCTTCTCCTCTGTGGGAAAATAGAGAACCTCAATCCACAATAG